In one Novosphingopyxis iocasae genomic region, the following are encoded:
- the glp gene encoding gephyrin-like molybdotransferase Glp: protein MLTVEEAQRRVLSLGKPLGEEKLAVAAAAGRYLAAPVAARRDQPPADNSAMDGYAIRFADLPGPLDIIGESRAGSPFDGTIVASQAVAISTGALIPAGADTVLVREDAERDGDKVHLNGEGPGEQGRHIRRAGGDFRSAETLLKAGDLLTPGALALAISAGIGSVIVGKRPSLVILSTGDELAEPGSDAAAEQIYNSNGPMLSAMVDRLCADIRMVHAVADSEEAVRAAIREAKDADVLVTVGGASVGEHDHVKGSLIAEGSDIEFWKVAMKPGKPLLAGRKKRQVLLGLPGNPGSAFVTATLFLLPLLRHLSGAASPLPRTGSARLLGPIADGGKRTEFLRARLTQDGIMPLAKQSSGLISSLAIADALIEWPVGAKAKPVGDIVDYIAIG from the coding sequence ATGCTGACGGTGGAAGAGGCCCAGCGGCGTGTTCTGTCGCTTGGGAAACCACTGGGTGAGGAGAAACTGGCGGTTGCGGCCGCGGCGGGGCGTTATCTCGCAGCGCCGGTCGCTGCCCGGCGCGATCAGCCCCCTGCCGACAACAGCGCGATGGACGGCTACGCCATTCGCTTTGCCGATCTGCCCGGGCCGCTGGATATCATCGGAGAATCGCGGGCCGGATCACCGTTCGACGGCACCATCGTTGCCTCTCAAGCCGTCGCCATCTCGACCGGCGCTCTCATCCCGGCAGGCGCGGATACCGTGCTCGTGCGAGAGGATGCCGAGCGCGATGGCGACAAGGTTCATCTGAACGGCGAAGGCCCCGGCGAACAGGGCCGTCACATCCGGCGCGCCGGCGGAGATTTCAGGTCAGCGGAAACCCTTCTGAAAGCGGGCGATCTGTTGACCCCCGGCGCACTGGCTCTAGCGATCAGCGCAGGCATAGGCTCGGTGATCGTGGGAAAACGTCCGTCACTCGTCATTCTCTCGACCGGCGATGAACTGGCCGAGCCCGGCAGCGATGCGGCGGCAGAACAGATTTACAACAGCAATGGCCCGATGCTGTCCGCGATGGTCGATAGGCTATGCGCCGATATTCGGATGGTCCACGCCGTTGCCGACAGCGAAGAGGCGGTCCGCGCCGCGATCCGGGAAGCAAAAGATGCAGACGTGCTCGTCACCGTCGGCGGCGCATCGGTTGGAGAGCATGACCATGTCAAAGGCTCGCTGATCGCCGAAGGGTCCGACATCGAATTCTGGAAAGTGGCGATGAAGCCGGGCAAACCGCTTTTGGCGGGCCGGAAGAAACGGCAGGTCTTGCTTGGCCTTCCAGGAAATCCCGGCTCGGCTTTCGTTACTGCAACGCTGTTTCTGCTCCCGCTGCTGCGTCATCTGAGCGGGGCGGCAAGTCCCCTGCCCCGCACCGGCAGCGCACGTCTCCTCGGGCCGATCGCGGACGGGGGAAAGCGGACCGAATTTCTGCGCGCCCGGCTCACCCAAGACGGTATCATGCCACTCGCAAAGCAATCGAGCGGCCTGATTAGCTCGCTTGCCATCGCTGACGCTCTGATCGAATGGCCGGTGGGTGCGAAGGCGAAGCCGGTCGGCGATATCGTGGATTACATTGCGATAGGATAA
- the lexA gene encoding transcriptional repressor LexA yields the protein MLTAKQHELLTFIHQRLEEGGISPSFEEMKEALDLKSKSGVHRLISALEERGFIRRLPNRARALEVLKIPERGNAAPVQLSGASPLAKSSRPAGAIPVAANDVVEIPLHGRIAAGVPIEAMEGQSSLSVPLALLGTGEHYALEVSGDSMVEAGIFDGDYALIQRTQTARDGDIVVALVRGEDATLKYLQHDGGRIRLDPANSSYEPQYYRDDEVEIQGKLAGLLRRYH from the coding sequence ATGCTCACCGCCAAGCAGCATGAGCTGCTGACCTTCATCCATCAGCGTCTCGAAGAGGGCGGGATTTCCCCGTCCTTTGAAGAAATGAAGGAAGCCCTCGATCTCAAGAGCAAGTCGGGCGTGCATCGCCTCATCAGCGCCTTGGAAGAGCGCGGATTTATCCGCCGTTTGCCGAACCGCGCGCGCGCGCTCGAGGTGCTGAAAATTCCAGAGCGCGGTAATGCAGCGCCGGTGCAGCTGAGCGGTGCCTCGCCTTTGGCCAAATCGAGCCGCCCTGCTGGCGCGATCCCGGTGGCGGCCAACGATGTCGTCGAGATTCCGCTTCACGGCCGCATTGCAGCGGGTGTGCCGATCGAGGCGATGGAAGGGCAAAGCTCTCTCTCCGTACCCTTGGCGCTGCTCGGCACAGGCGAACATTATGCGCTTGAAGTCTCGGGCGACTCCATGGTCGAGGCGGGCATCTTCGATGGCGATTATGCGCTGATCCAGCGCACGCAGACCGCCCGCGACGGCGATATTGTGGTCGCGCTGGTGCGAGGTGAGGACGCGACGCTCAAATATCTGCAGCATGATGGCGGTCGCATCCGACTGGATCCCGCCAACAGCAGCTACGAACCGCAATATTATCGTGATGACGAGGTCGAGATTCAGGGCAAGCTGGCAGGCCTCCTGCGGCGCTATCACTGA
- a CDS encoding ComEC/Rec2 family competence protein, with translation MLLAAAALFLWGYGFGLDSRIGAAMAIIGLCLSLGAADIAWQARTADPEPLAKPFFGPIMGEVIDSEQFPARQILRWTIRPTQPTGLPSQIRLNAPATLENEGVREGAIVRAKARLMPPPGPAIPGAYDFAERAWFDGLGATGSVISDIDILKGGAKQGVLAQWRSALARHVRGQMEGGAGSLGATLATGDRGAIDETDAEAMRRSGMAHLLSISGLHVTAVVGAFYLIVSRLLALIAPLALRISVPLVAAGAAAVAAIGYTLLTGAEVPTIRACVATLLVLIAMALGRQPISLRMIAAGALLVLCLWPESLTGPSFQLSFAAVTAIVALHEWPVMKRFVARAERGRLSRAVRFVAALFFTGLVVEIVLMPIAMYHFHKAGLYGPFANVLAIPLTTFVVMPLEALALFLDIAGLGAPVWYLCERALQLLLGIAHVTANQPGSVATLPSMAPSAFGLMIAGGLILFLLKTQLRIIGIFPIAVGAVMALTTPMPDLLITADGRHVAFSDGQGGIALLRGSAGEYVRGLLGENAGSDREASAIVDARNARCSNDICVVQLRRGGRLWTVGATRSGYLVPSMELAAFCRRVDIMISDRRLPYNCRPSWLKIDRTSLARSGGLSIDLSRPAIQTVAERTAHLPWSTLKSGTSARIRPANLPAAPSIRN, from the coding sequence ATGCTGCTGGCGGCCGCTGCACTTTTCCTATGGGGATACGGCTTCGGTCTCGACAGCCGGATCGGCGCCGCAATGGCCATCATCGGCTTGTGCCTGAGCCTCGGCGCGGCCGATATCGCCTGGCAGGCCCGCACGGCAGATCCGGAGCCGTTGGCCAAACCTTTTTTCGGACCGATCATGGGAGAGGTGATCGATTCAGAACAATTTCCGGCGCGGCAAATCCTGCGCTGGACGATCCGACCTACCCAACCAACCGGATTGCCGTCCCAGATCAGGCTGAACGCGCCGGCGACGCTTGAAAATGAGGGGGTGCGGGAGGGGGCGATCGTCCGGGCGAAAGCGCGCCTGATGCCGCCACCCGGCCCTGCCATTCCCGGCGCTTACGACTTCGCAGAGCGCGCCTGGTTCGATGGTCTGGGCGCCACTGGCAGCGTCATCAGCGACATCGACATTCTGAAGGGCGGCGCAAAGCAGGGGGTGCTTGCGCAGTGGCGCTCCGCGCTGGCGCGCCATGTGCGTGGACAGATGGAGGGCGGGGCGGGCTCCCTCGGCGCAACGCTGGCTACCGGCGACCGAGGCGCCATCGACGAAACCGATGCGGAGGCGATGCGACGGAGCGGAATGGCGCACCTGCTTTCGATCAGCGGCTTGCACGTGACCGCCGTGGTCGGCGCATTCTATCTGATCGTGAGCCGTTTGCTGGCGCTCATCGCGCCGCTTGCGCTTCGGATTTCGGTGCCGCTCGTCGCGGCAGGCGCGGCTGCAGTGGCAGCGATCGGGTATACGCTGCTGACCGGGGCGGAAGTGCCCACGATCCGCGCCTGCGTGGCCACTTTGCTCGTCCTGATCGCGATGGCCCTGGGCCGACAGCCGATCAGCCTGCGCATGATTGCGGCGGGCGCGCTTCTCGTGCTGTGCCTTTGGCCGGAATCGCTGACGGGTCCAAGCTTCCAGCTGAGTTTTGCTGCGGTGACCGCGATTGTTGCGCTACACGAATGGCCGGTAATGAAGCGCTTCGTGGCCCGCGCGGAACGCGGGCGCTTGTCGCGCGCCGTGCGGTTCGTGGCCGCATTGTTCTTCACGGGACTTGTTGTCGAAATCGTCTTGATGCCAATCGCGATGTATCATTTTCACAAAGCGGGGCTCTACGGGCCATTTGCCAATGTTCTGGCGATCCCGCTCACCACCTTCGTGGTGATGCCGCTGGAAGCGTTGGCCCTGTTTCTGGATATCGCCGGATTGGGCGCCCCGGTCTGGTACTTATGTGAACGGGCGCTCCAACTGCTGCTCGGCATTGCTCATGTCACGGCGAACCAGCCTGGATCGGTCGCGACATTGCCGTCGATGGCACCCTCAGCGTTCGGGCTCATGATCGCCGGGGGCTTGATCCTCTTTCTGTTGAAAACCCAGCTTAGGATAATCGGGATTTTCCCAATTGCTGTGGGAGCTGTAATGGCCCTCACGACGCCGATGCCCGATCTGTTGATTACCGCCGACGGACGACATGTGGCGTTCTCGGATGGGCAGGGCGGCATCGCGCTGCTGCGCGGAAGCGCGGGGGAGTATGTGCGCGGGCTGCTCGGAGAAAATGCCGGATCGGATCGGGAGGCTTCTGCCATCGTGGACGCTCGGAATGCGCGCTGTTCGAATGACATCTGCGTTGTGCAGCTGCGGCGGGGAGGGCGTTTGTGGACGGTCGGGGCGACCCGCAGCGGTTACTTGGTGCCCTCGATGGAATTGGCCGCCTTTTGCAGGCGCGTCGATATCATGATCAGCGATCGGCGATTGCCCTATAATTGCCGGCCGTCCTGGCTGAAGATAGACCGCACGAGTTTGGCCAGGTCGGGCGGGTTGTCGATCGATCTATCCCGCCCCGCTATCCAAACAGTTGCCGAGCGGACCGCTCATCTGCCGTGGAGCACGCTCAAAAGCGGAACCTCGGCACGAATACGGCCGGCAAATCTGCCGGCCGCACCGTCGATCAGGAATTGA